The window TCCGGGTGGCTCTCTTTTAGCTCTTTTAAATCCATGTTTTCCTCCTTTGAATTTTTGTTGTTGTTTTTTCTGGTTCTCAATAAGTTTAAAAACTTATTTTTCGGAAGCTCTTTGAAGGTGTTCATTACTCTCCCCCTCATAAAATTGTTGACTTCCTCTGTATCTGAATCCTCAGCTTTCAATGATAAAATTTCAGTTATAAACCCTGCATCAAAAGCTTCTTGAGAAGTTAACCAGGACTCTTCATCCATTTTATTCATTATTTCTTCCCGAGATAAAGTTGATTTACTTGCATATACATTTACAATTGTTTCTCTAATGGTATCCATAGTTTCAGCCTTTTTTCTAAAATCTTTGGCTTCTCCGCTGGACCATGACCACGGATTATGAATCATGAAAATAGCGTTTTCAGGCATGAGTATCTCATCTCCTGCCATTGCGATTACTGTCGCTGCACTTGCTGCCAAAGCATCTATTCTAACTATAACTTTTGCAGGATGATTTTTTAGAGAATTGTATATTGCTTGAGCTTCAAAGACATCTCCACCTGGACTATTAATTCTCACTAAAATTTCTTCTGCTTCTATTTTTTCTAGTTCCCTGCAGAAACTATTTGCAGATACATCTCCTTCCCAGCATGGGATATTTACAATCTCTCCAAATATTTTTATTTCCGAATTCTTCTCTGAACCTGTCTCACTGAAACACCAAAACTTATTATTCTTCATTACTCACCCCTTTGAGTTGCTGATTTTCAAGCAATAATTGTTTACTTACTTCCTCGAAATCGTTTCCTATGCTTCCTGCTTCTATTTCTCTATTGGATATACCCATTTTCACTCTTTCAGATGCTGCCCTGACCTCTTTATATGGATCTAAGCTGGATTTAGAAGGACCTACCCAATAGGCTCTTGAATAAGCAAGTCTTTTTCTATCGTTGTCCATGTATCCAGGCAAATGAATTTCTCCAAGGGATACCTGTTCTGTAAGCCATTCCTCATAGAAAGGCTGGCACATGTACATCTCAATGAGGCTTCTTTTTTTTAAAAAACCTTTCCAAGCTTCATCCAAGGCAGCTTTTGAAGCTGAGTAGTTTGATCCAAAAGAAGTCAATAGTACTTCCCTCGGAACTCCTATACCTGCACCTATTTCTGTGATTATTGCGTCTACGAAAGTTGAGTAATTCGCATTTGGTCTTCCGGGATTTGCTATTTCCACCTTTTCTCCAGGATTTAGCTTTACAATTCCACCTTTTTTCATACCCACGGTTTTATCTGGTAAATTATTATCTTTTTTATCCACACCTAAGTTTTTTAAAGGATCTGTATTTGCTTCTGTTGTAACAAACACCGTGTACATAGCACCGATAACTGCCGCCATGAGTTCACTTTCACTATATCTACTGTGTTGCTTTAAGGCGGATATAACAGGTGCTAAAAGTGGTACCCCTCTTCTCTGTCCGGGTCTTTCTGGCTCAAAAATATGATGTACAAGCCTGTTTCCATCATCCCCAAAAGCTTTTAATCTTATAGTTTCGGTTGTGTAATACATGTCTCCAGGATGTCTTTTTGCAACATAATAGGCTTCTAACTCACCGTTTGTATTAAATTCCACTCCATTTCTTATCAAATCCGTATCAACAGCATAAGGAGAAGTTATAAGGTCTCCTTCGATCACTCTAAGACAGAGTCTAGTTTTAACGCCTTTTCTTTTCTTATAGCAAGGGACTACTAAAGCATCTCCTGCTACAAGTGAGGTTATCAATGTTAAAGTTTGAAGAGTGTAAAAATTAAACATTCTGCTATAATCACAATTGGTGCTCTTGGCATAGAGATCAAACTTTCTTTTGATTTCTCTTTCTAGTTTTGCTGATTCTTCTTTCGTTATTCCTAATACATCTATATCTATATTTGGTTTGGCCTTCAGACCTGTTCCTATACCGTTAACATGGTATTTGTTAATAGCTGCCCTGGCTATAGGACTTGACATATACAAACGTCTCGTCCTAGCTCCAAGTGTGGCTCTATTATCGTCAATTTCTTCAGTGGGGGATCTGGAAATAGGCCAAAAATCCCAAAGAGCGGAATCGGTTATACTTGCACCTGAATCCACATAATTTTTATATTCCTGCTTAGCTTTTAGCCTGTCTTTAGCCGCTTTTGGACTAAAAAGATATATAGCTTTATCAACTATGCTTGGTTTTACATCGGAATTCCCCATGATGTCGTCGGCCCTCCTTCTCCTTTGATTTCTCTAACCTTTTTCTCCCAATATTGAATTGATTTTCTGATCTCCGGGAGGTCTGCTTTGGTTACTTTTCTGTTTT is drawn from Ilyobacter polytropus DSM 2926 and contains these coding sequences:
- a CDS encoding head maturation protease, ClpP-related; this translates as MKNNKFWCFSETGSEKNSEIKIFGEIVNIPCWEGDVSANSFCRELEKIEAEEILVRINSPGGDVFEAQAIYNSLKNHPAKVIVRIDALAASAATVIAMAGDEILMPENAIFMIHNPWSWSSGEAKDFRKKAETMDTIRETIVNVYASKSTLSREEIMNKMDEESWLTSQEAFDAGFITEILSLKAEDSDTEEVNNFMRGRVMNTFKELPKNKFLNLLRTRKNNNKNSKEENMDLKELKESHPDLYNQVVNEASASSKQKERTRIENLEKLQNQFGNFDISDFINNARENGKEANEVMVEIVNSDKFKAYNTLQSHAKESHTETLENVIDAHKEGELPSEENPVVVSEDIMNVFSQNARRGN
- a CDS encoding phage portal protein; protein product: MGNSDVKPSIVDKAIYLFSPKAAKDRLKAKQEYKNYVDSGASITDSALWDFWPISRSPTEEIDDNRATLGARTRRLYMSSPIARAAINKYHVNGIGTGLKAKPNIDIDVLGITKEESAKLEREIKRKFDLYAKSTNCDYSRMFNFYTLQTLTLITSLVAGDALVVPCYKKRKGVKTRLCLRVIEGDLITSPYAVDTDLIRNGVEFNTNGELEAYYVAKRHPGDMYYTTETIRLKAFGDDGNRLVHHIFEPERPGQRRGVPLLAPVISALKQHSRYSESELMAAVIGAMYTVFVTTEANTDPLKNLGVDKKDNNLPDKTVGMKKGGIVKLNPGEKVEIANPGRPNANYSTFVDAIITEIGAGIGVPREVLLTSFGSNYSASKAALDEAWKGFLKKRSLIEMYMCQPFYEEWLTEQVSLGEIHLPGYMDNDRKRLAYSRAYWVGPSKSSLDPYKEVRAASERVKMGISNREIEAGSIGNDFEEVSKQLLLENQQLKGVSNEE